The following proteins are co-located in the Candidatus Deferrimicrobiaceae bacterium genome:
- a CDS encoding type II toxin-antitoxin system prevent-host-death family antitoxin, giving the protein MMIAVGIKELKAHLSSYVDRVKGGEEVIITDRGHEIALVVPISRERRVVTTMMEHGRVRWSGGKPTGASGIRAKGIPVSETVLSDRR; this is encoded by the coding sequence ATGATGATCGCAGTCGGCATCAAGGAATTGAAGGCCCATTTAAGCAGCTACGTCGACAGGGTGAAAGGTGGCGAGGAAGTCATCATTACCGACCGGGGGCACGAGATTGCCTTGGTTGTTCCCATATCGCGGGAGCGGCGTGTCGTTACGACGATGATGGAACACGGTCGAGTCCGTTGGAGTGGCGGTAAGCCGACCGGCGCCTCCGGAATCCGGGCGAAAGGCATTCCGGTCTCCGAGACCGTCCTCTCGGATCGGCGTTGA
- a CDS encoding site-specific integrase, with translation MPGGKMKLERTKTDYPGVWHIVGTGLDGKPERIYYIGYRVGGKWTEEKAGRARRDSMTPARAAAIRSRKIEGKAPTNEGKREAEREARTAETGRWTIDRLWTEWKKVNADKKGVVKDNSRYNVHIKAPFGDIEPKDIDPLSVRRLSSTLVKGKRGKKPLAVSTVVSVLTLLRRIEFFGKKSGLCEGLSFTIELPKGSKQKTEDMTETQMSQYVKTCREWKDSQAGAFQLLALFTGMRRAEIRGLKWVDVDDDRGFIHIRDPKGGTDQKIPMNDPTLELVKTIPHVKGSPYVFTGEMGGMIGLKQVGASAKDIRDAAGLPADFRPLHGLRHTFASHLASSGEVDLFTLQKLLTHKSPLMTQRYAHLRDDSIKRASNVMGRIVAGATAPVAVESGE, from the coding sequence ATGCCGGGCGGCAAGATGAAACTTGAAAGAACCAAGACAGACTATCCCGGCGTCTGGCACATCGTGGGGACCGGGCTCGACGGGAAACCCGAACGCATCTATTACATCGGCTACCGTGTCGGCGGGAAATGGACCGAGGAAAAGGCAGGGCGGGCCAGACGCGACAGCATGACACCCGCCCGCGCAGCCGCGATCCGGTCCCGAAAAATAGAAGGCAAGGCTCCGACCAACGAGGGCAAACGTGAAGCAGAGCGCGAAGCACGGACGGCAGAAACCGGGCGATGGACAATTGATCGTCTGTGGACCGAGTGGAAGAAAGTCAACGCTGACAAGAAAGGCGTCGTGAAGGATAACAGCCGATACAACGTCCATATTAAAGCCCCCTTCGGCGACATCGAACCAAAGGACATCGACCCTCTTTCTGTTCGGCGCTTGTCTAGCACGTTGGTCAAGGGCAAGCGAGGGAAGAAACCCCTTGCCGTGTCCACCGTGGTATCCGTCCTAACGCTTCTCCGACGCATTGAGTTTTTCGGCAAGAAAAGCGGGTTGTGCGAAGGGCTCTCGTTCACCATCGAACTGCCGAAGGGATCAAAGCAAAAGACCGAGGACATGACCGAAACGCAGATGTCGCAATACGTTAAAACCTGCCGCGAATGGAAAGACTCACAAGCGGGCGCGTTCCAGTTGCTCGCGCTGTTCACCGGCATGAGACGGGCGGAAATACGCGGGTTGAAGTGGGTTGACGTTGACGACGACCGAGGATTTATCCATATCCGCGACCCCAAAGGCGGGACTGACCAGAAAATACCGATGAACGACCCGACACTCGAACTGGTCAAAACGATCCCGCACGTCAAGGGAAGCCCCTACGTCTTCACCGGCGAGATGGGCGGCATGATCGGGTTGAAGCAGGTTGGCGCGTCGGCTAAAGACATTCGCGATGCGGCGGGGCTCCCTGCCGACTTCCGCCCCCTTCACGGTCTACGGCATACGTTTGCCAGTCACCTGGCATCGAGTGGTGAAGTGGACCTATTCACGCTGCAAAAATTGCTCACGCACAAATCACCCCTCATGACACAGCGTTACGCCCACCTTCGTGATGATTCGATCAAGCGCGCATCGAACGTCATGGGACGCATTGTGGCGGGCGCTACGGCTCCAGTGGCAGTTGAATCAGGGGAATAA
- a CDS encoding helix-turn-helix domain-containing protein encodes MDTNQTLNLLTAPQAAEFLNLSPKTLSNLRSQSRGPRYIVLRGAGRIRGAIRYRHSDLQAWITDGIVTPSGAE; translated from the coding sequence ATGGACACGAATCAAACGCTGAATCTGCTCACTGCCCCGCAAGCCGCCGAATTTCTCAACCTGTCCCCGAAAACGCTGTCGAACCTCCGGAGCCAGTCACGCGGGCCGCGTTACATCGTCCTCCGGGGCGCTGGACGCATTCGGGGCGCGATCCGCTACCGGCATTCAGACCTGCAAGCATGGATCACCGACGGAATTGTCACCCCCAGCGGCGCTGAATGA
- a CDS encoding phage/plasmid primase, P4 family, with product MKDIMPESDWNGSRRNVFPVSRPTKIKPALAPVAPPSPPDVDKYHSAFLSTHDALAYMETRGIDRETCERFRIGYKTTTDGTGCIGFPTFKDGSPHLIKWRTLPPTEKTFRREPAGATSTLFNVDCLKDAAGKTVFVAEGEIDALTLLQASPEARIVGVPVGAGTFEPEWAAALADAGTVFIAYDGDTAGRDGAIKTARMIGLTRCRIIPMPDGKDVNDLYCDDPEGFRGLFIKLCKAAPLASNVEEIDATGKGNTDAMSEGDDGTSPRVLDRRDPYDNARIFLEAEHAHSEGRTLNHFGGVFRQWTGTHWPEADDGGIRARLWAFLAESMVEGDKQFKPTRSTTGDVLEALKSHAYIPPDLAPPAWTERKVEDLPLASEIVACNNGLLHIPTGELSPHTPRFFNANAVPFDFDPVATCPHWKSFLDELWDEDIDARETLQEIFGLLLTPETRYQKLFLIVGPKRAGKGTITRILSAMLGPENVAHPTLSSIGGQFGLAPLVDKSAAIIEDARLGGRTDQAALAERLLTISGEDAQTIDRKFLPALTRRLSVRFLIVSNELPRIADVSGALTSRFVILTLKESFFDKEDTGLTDRLLTELSGILNWALAGWRRLKERGRFIIPESSRDAMQELEELSSPISAFIRQRCELTPGAMVSCEQLFEGWGKWCKEQGRDHAGTAQTFGRDIRTAIPRIEVRRPHGLNRQYSGIRFRPDVGTEPQ from the coding sequence ATGAAAGACATAATGCCCGAATCAGATTGGAACGGAAGCCGCCGCAACGTGTTCCCGGTATCGAGGCCGACAAAAATCAAGCCCGCCCTGGCCCCCGTTGCTCCGCCTTCCCCGCCAGACGTGGACAAGTATCACAGCGCCTTCCTTTCGACTCATGATGCGTTGGCGTACATGGAGACGCGGGGAATCGACCGCGAGACGTGCGAACGCTTCCGGATCGGCTACAAGACGACGACGGACGGGACCGGCTGTATCGGCTTCCCCACTTTCAAGGACGGCTCACCCCACCTGATTAAGTGGCGCACCCTTCCGCCGACGGAAAAGACCTTCCGGCGGGAACCAGCGGGCGCGACATCTACACTGTTCAACGTCGATTGCCTGAAAGATGCGGCGGGGAAAACCGTCTTTGTCGCGGAAGGTGAAATAGACGCCCTGACACTGTTGCAGGCATCGCCGGAAGCTCGCATCGTCGGAGTCCCGGTTGGCGCTGGAACATTTGAGCCCGAATGGGCCGCGGCGCTTGCCGATGCCGGAACTGTCTTTATTGCGTACGATGGCGACACCGCGGGGCGGGATGGGGCGATAAAAACCGCAAGGATGATCGGGCTGACGCGCTGCCGCATTATCCCGATGCCGGACGGGAAGGACGTGAACGACCTCTACTGCGACGACCCGGAGGGATTCCGGGGGCTGTTCATTAAACTCTGCAAAGCGGCTCCCCTAGCATCGAACGTAGAAGAAATAGACGCTACCGGGAAAGGCAACACCGACGCCATGAGCGAGGGAGACGATGGAACCTCCCCCCGCGTGCTTGACCGCCGCGATCCATACGACAACGCGAGAATCTTCCTTGAAGCAGAGCACGCCCACTCCGAAGGGCGGACCCTTAATCATTTCGGCGGCGTGTTCCGCCAGTGGACCGGGACGCATTGGCCCGAAGCCGACGATGGCGGCATCAGGGCGCGGCTGTGGGCCTTCCTTGCGGAATCCATGGTCGAAGGCGACAAGCAATTCAAGCCGACCCGCTCCACAACGGGAGACGTACTTGAGGCGCTGAAATCCCACGCCTACATTCCCCCGGACCTGGCTCCCCCGGCGTGGACGGAAAGGAAAGTCGAAGACCTTCCGCTCGCGTCCGAAATCGTCGCGTGCAATAACGGTCTGCTGCACATTCCCACGGGAGAACTGTCTCCGCACACGCCCCGCTTTTTCAACGCAAACGCGGTTCCCTTCGACTTCGACCCCGTGGCAACTTGTCCTCATTGGAAATCGTTTCTTGACGAACTGTGGGATGAAGACATCGACGCACGGGAGACGCTGCAAGAAATCTTCGGGCTGTTGTTGACGCCGGAGACGCGATACCAAAAACTTTTTTTGATCGTTGGTCCGAAACGAGCCGGTAAAGGTACGATCACGCGCATTCTATCCGCTATGCTCGGGCCTGAAAACGTGGCGCATCCTACCCTTTCGAGCATCGGCGGACAATTCGGGCTTGCTCCCCTTGTCGATAAATCGGCGGCAATCATCGAAGATGCACGGCTGGGCGGGCGGACTGACCAAGCCGCCCTTGCCGAACGATTGCTAACGATTTCCGGAGAGGATGCCCAAACGATTGATCGGAAATTCCTACCGGCGCTGACTCGACGGCTTTCAGTGCGCTTCCTGATCGTCTCGAATGAACTTCCCCGCATCGCGGACGTTTCGGGCGCGCTGACTTCGCGGTTCGTAATCCTCACGCTCAAAGAATCGTTCTTCGACAAGGAAGATACCGGGCTGACAGATCGACTGCTTACGGAACTTTCCGGCATCCTGAATTGGGCGCTTGCCGGATGGCGACGGCTCAAGGAACGCGGGCGCTTCATCATCCCTGAATCCAGCCGCGACGCGATGCAGGAACTCGAAGAACTTTCGTCCCCTATCTCGGCATTCATTCGACAACGTTGCGAATTGACTCCTGGCGCAATGGTCAGTTGCGAGCAACTATTCGAAGGATGGGGGAAATGGTGCAAGGAGCAGGGGCGCGATCACGCGGGAACGGCTCAAACCTTCGGGCGCGACATCCGGACGGCGATCCCCCGGATTGAAGTTCGGAGGCCGCACGGACTGAATCGGCAGTATAGCGGCATCCGTTTTCGGCCCGACGTAGGGACTGAACCGCAATGA